In Streptomyces sp. NBC_01231, the sequence GCAGTACTCCGAGCCTGCGCAGACCGTGAAAGAGCTGGTCATCGCGGCCGGGAGGACGGCCGCCAGGCCGGTGTCCTGGCGGGAGGGCTCCCGCCCTGGCAAAGGGATCAGCGGCTTCAGACGTATGTACTCGCGGTTCGTGGCTCTGCGCATCCGCCCGGCCGGACGCGGCGTCCGTCAGGCCACCGACGGTCCTGAACTGCCCGAACGCTGGCTGCTGGCCGAGTGGCCTGCCACCGAACCCGAACCCGTGCAGTTCTGGCTCTCCAACCTGCCCTCCGGCATGCCACTGGCCACCCTGGTCCGCCTCGCCAAACTGCGCTGGCGCATCGAACACGACTACCGCGAGATGAAACAAGCCCTGGGCCTGGCCCACTTCGAGGGCCGCACCTGGGGTGGCTGGCACCACCACGTCACCCTCGTCTCCGCCGCCCACGCCTTCTGCACGCTGCAACGACTGGTACGAGACCCAAAAGACGCGGCGCAGGACTGAGCCTCTATCAAGTGGTCCGGGAACTGCAGACCATCCTCGCCACCTGGACCGGCGCCTGCCCCACCTGCCGCCGCAACATACCCACCCCGATACCAACCTGACCAAGCCCTACTAGTGTCCTGCGCCAGTAGTTGATCGTTAGTAGTTGTGCGACTTCTGCTGCTGGTGCGTCAGTTCCTCGTCGGGGCCCGAAACTGGAACCGTTGCTGCTGTCTGATGACGAGCGGGCGACCAGGCTGTCGAGCCGCTCCGCCAGGAACCGGCGCTGCATCTGCCCCGAGATCGCCGGGTGGGTACTCAAGACAGCCCAGCAGAACAGCCGTCTCACCTACGAGCCCGTGGACCTCGCCGAGGTCGCGCTGCCGTTCCTGGACGAGCCGCGCAAGCCCGCCCTCGGTCAGTACGAGCACGAGCACACGCGCCGCTGGAGCCGGGCGGCCAGCGGCTACGGCGGGTTTCTCTTCGTCTTCTCGCAGTACAACTGGGGCTACCCCGCGGTTCTGAAGAACGCCCTCGACTTCTTCTACGCGGAGTGGCGCGACAAGCCCGCCGCCGTCGCCAGTTGCGGCACCCGCGGCGGCAACCGGGCCGTCGCCCAGCTGCGCGGTGCGCTCCAAGGGCTGCACATGCGCATCATCGACCAGAACCTCGAGCTGGTCGTCACCGACGCCGACGTCGACGAGGACGAGCAACTCACTGACGTCGCCGCCACCTTGCAGCCGTTCACCGGACAGGTACGACTGGTGGACGCCCAGCTGACCGAGCTCCTCACCGACGACCAGCAGTAATCGGCGATCAGCAGCCGCCTGGCGCCAGTCGGGCAGAGCCCAGAAGCGTCGGCCTCGATCCGGGCTCAGGCTGGCCGGTCCGTGGCCCGGAGGCCGTCCATCAGGAGGTTCAGCAGGCGGCGGGCCTGAGCTTCGCGCTCGGGTCGGGGGGCCACGGTGAAGATGCCGATGAGGGCGGCGGCGATGTCTTCGGCGGTGACGTCGGAGCGGAGGTCGCCCGCCGCGCGGCCGGCGTCGAGCATCCTGGTGATGGCCGTCAGGAGCTCGGTCCGAGTCTGCGCATGGGCGATCTCACCCGACTCGATCATCGCGAGCAGCGTGTCGAGCATGCCGTTCTTGGTCGCGATCCAGTCCCCGAACAAGTCCATCCAGCGCCGCATTGCCGCAGCCGGGGCCAGCCGACCGAGCAGCTCGTGGGCGCCGGTTGTCAGCCGCACGACCTGGTCCCGGTAGACCGCGTCGACCAGTGATTCGCGGGTCGGGAAGTGCCGGTAGAGCGTGGCGATGCCGACCCCGGCCTCGCGGGCGATCGCGCGCATCGACGGCTCGGCGTCCGCCGAGGCGAACACGCGAGTCGCCACCGCGAGCAGCTGGTCACGATTGCGGGCCGCGTCCGCCCGTGGCGCGCGTATCTCCGCGTCAGTCGAAACGGAACGCGCTCCGTTTGTGTTACGGTCATCCATGTAAACGGAGCATAGTCCGTTTCAGTGCGTCCGTGCGTCCGTGCATCCACTGCGTACGCAGGTCCAAGGAGACAGAGGAACATGCAGGAACAGAGCAATCAGACGCCGACGGGTCGCAGCAGGGCGGTCCAGCTCGATGCATTCGGCGGCCCCGACGTCCTGGACGTCCGCGAGGTTCCCGCACCGCAGGCCGGCCCGGGACAGGTCCGGGTGCGGGTCACCGCGGCCGGTCTGAATCCGATGGACTGGTTGATGACCGCCGACGCGGACACCGCCGCCCGGTTCGGCCTGACCCTGCCGGTCGGCTTCGGGACCGACTACGCGGGAGTGGTCGACCAGGTCGGCGACGGGGTGAGCGGCTTCACGTCCGGCGACCGGGCGTTCGGGGGCGCCCTGTCCCGCGCGGTCGCCGACTTCGTGGTGGTCGACTCATCCGGGGACACCGCGGCGAACGAGGCCCACCACACGCCCGACGGCGTCGACGACCGCATCGCCGCCACCCTCACGATCGCGGGCCGCACGGCATCCGCCGCCCTCGCCGCGATCAACCCCGGTCCGGACGACACCGTGCTGATCGGCGGCGCCGG encodes:
- a CDS encoding NAD(P)H-dependent oxidoreductase, whose product is MLLSDDERATRLSSRSARNRRCICPEIAGWVLKTAQQNSRLTYEPVDLAEVALPFLDEPRKPALGQYEHEHTRRWSRAASGYGGFLFVFSQYNWGYPAVLKNALDFFYAEWRDKPAAVASCGTRGGNRAVAQLRGALQGLHMRIIDQNLELVVTDADVDEDEQLTDVAATLQPFTGQVRLVDAQLTELLTDDQQ
- a CDS encoding TetR/AcrR family transcriptional regulator, translated to MDDRNTNGARSVSTDAEIRAPRADAARNRDQLLAVATRVFASADAEPSMRAIAREAGVGIATLYRHFPTRESLVDAVYRDQVVRLTTGAHELLGRLAPAAAMRRWMDLFGDWIATKNGMLDTLLAMIESGEIAHAQTRTELLTAITRMLDAGRAAGDLRSDVTAEDIAAALIGIFTVAPRPEREAQARRLLNLLMDGLRATDRPA
- a CDS encoding NADP-dependent oxidoreductase, which translates into the protein MQEQSNQTPTGRSRAVQLDAFGGPDVLDVREVPAPQAGPGQVRVRVTAAGLNPMDWLMTADADTAARFGLTLPVGFGTDYAGVVDQVGDGVSGFTSGDRAFGGALSRAVADFVVVDSSGDTAANEAHHTPDGVDDRIAATLTIAGRTASAALAAINPGPDDTVLIGGAGGGVGAFAVQLARIAGARVIGTGSPSSADYLRELGAEPVVYGDGLADRVRALAPDGVTAAMDLHGEETVHVARELGVPDKRICTIAAQIDGVTAANGANAAPGTLEEIARLVVAGRLRVPIEASFAIEEIRRAVELQAGRRVKGKVVIDL